The Desulfosporosinus acidiphilus SJ4 genome has a window encoding:
- a CDS encoding NUDIX hydrolase, with translation MDEVNLEGVTKKLPLVPGINGKDEYFNSAVLVLLMLIDGQYHFVFEKRAALIRQAGEICFPGGKFDPKKDKNYQETAVRETEEELGITADRIKIIGPLDTVISTIGTTVDAFLGILDVESLENLSINIPEVERIFTVPVSHFEANEPDVYQVILEVHPSHLNQAGEEVVTFPAKELGLPERYHKQWGNVKSNIYVYKVNDVTIWGITARLIRDVVRKIKEI, from the coding sequence ATGGATGAAGTTAATCTGGAAGGGGTAACGAAAAAGTTACCTTTGGTTCCGGGAATTAATGGGAAAGATGAATATTTCAATTCTGCCGTCTTAGTACTATTGATGTTAATAGATGGTCAGTACCATTTTGTCTTTGAGAAAAGAGCGGCCTTAATTAGACAGGCAGGTGAGATTTGTTTCCCGGGGGGGAAGTTTGATCCGAAGAAGGATAAAAACTATCAGGAAACAGCCGTTCGAGAAACCGAAGAGGAACTGGGCATAACGGCTGACCGGATAAAAATTATCGGGCCTTTGGATACCGTGATTTCCACCATTGGAACAACAGTGGATGCCTTTTTGGGTATTCTTGATGTAGAAAGCTTAGAGAACTTAAGTATAAACATCCCGGAAGTTGAGCGGATTTTTACAGTACCTGTTTCGCATTTCGAAGCTAATGAACCTGATGTATATCAAGTAATCCTTGAAGTTCATCCTTCTCACCTCAATCAAGCAGGCGAAGAAGTGGTAACATTTCCTGCCAAGGAATTGGGCCTCCCCGAACGCTATCATAAACAGTGGGGAAATGTGAAAAGCAATATTTATGTTTATAAGGTCAATGACGTTACAATTTGGGGGATTACGGCTCGGCTGATCAGGGATGTTGTAAGAAAGATTAAGGAAATTTAA
- a CDS encoding acyl-CoA thioesterase — protein sequence MEQLSDFPVQVTIPIAWGEMDSYGHINNIYYLRYFEIARIQYFREMGLMDMKLETGLGPILAQTTCKYLKPLQYPDQIVVGAKIKSMSKSSFVMEHLIVSEKIGVAASGEGVIVMYDYNAAQKAEIPATIRSQIEEFEKKTFTN from the coding sequence ATGGAGCAATTATCAGATTTCCCTGTTCAGGTAACCATACCAATCGCTTGGGGCGAGATGGATTCCTATGGCCATATTAATAACATCTATTATTTAAGATATTTCGAAATAGCCCGGATTCAGTATTTTCGTGAAATGGGCTTAATGGATATGAAACTAGAGACAGGACTTGGTCCAATCTTGGCTCAGACGACATGTAAGTATCTTAAACCATTACAATATCCGGATCAAATCGTCGTAGGGGCGAAGATAAAATCAATGAGTAAGTCAAGTTTTGTGATGGAACACCTGATCGTCAGCGAAAAGATTGGAGTTGCCGCTTCTGGAGAAGGGGTAATTGTCATGTATGATTACAATGCGGCACAGAAGGCAGAAATACCCGCCACCATTAGAAGTCAAATTGAGGAATTTGAGAAAAAAACGTTCACAAATTAA
- a CDS encoding GNAT family N-acetyltransferase, translating to MSQIINTTLNDFTLRFAEIDDVPLILSFIRELAEYEKMLSAVVATEEDLKESLFQRKMAEVIIGEYKNQPVGFALFFHNFSTFLGKPGIYLEDLYIKPEMRGKGLGKIILSFLAQLVIERKCGRLEWWCLDWNKPSIEFYKQLGAVPMDDWTVYRVCDEALHKLRETFRSHEEETMKE from the coding sequence ATGTCGCAAATAATAAATACGACATTAAATGACTTTACTTTAAGATTTGCCGAAATTGACGATGTTCCGCTAATTTTAAGTTTCATCAGAGAGCTGGCCGAGTATGAAAAAATGCTCTCCGCAGTAGTAGCAACAGAGGAAGATCTAAAGGAATCGTTGTTCCAACGCAAGATGGCTGAGGTTATTATTGGGGAATATAAAAATCAGCCAGTAGGTTTTGCTTTATTCTTTCATAACTTTTCTACATTTCTTGGGAAGCCTGGAATATATCTTGAGGATCTTTATATAAAACCGGAAATGCGCGGCAAGGGATTGGGCAAAATAATACTTTCTTTCCTTGCCCAATTGGTTATTGAGCGTAAATGTGGACGCTTAGAATGGTGGTGTTTAGACTGGAACAAGCCTTCCATAGAATTTTATAAACAGTTAGGTGCAGTTCCAATGGATGACTGGACAGTCTATAGAGTTTGTGACGAAGCACTGCATAAATTGCGAGAAACTTTTCGGAGTCATGAGGAAGAGACAATGAAAGAATGA